In Nycticebus coucang isolate mNycCou1 chromosome 9, mNycCou1.pri, whole genome shotgun sequence, the following are encoded in one genomic region:
- the LOC128594730 gene encoding UBA-like domain-containing protein 2 has protein sequence MSVWSEKDAGIRRLAAGQHSSSGQRKPWEASLRTLVNMDVLRHQVMINQFVLAAGCAADQAKQLLQVAHWQFETALSMFFQETNIPNSHHHHQMMCTPSNTPVTPPNFPNALAMFSKHQASEGLQSSNSPMTAVACSPPANFSPFWASSPPSHQAPWLPPSSPTTFHHLHCPQPMWPPGVQQGGAQQKAMAAVDGQR, from the exons ATGTCGGTTTGGTCTG aaaaggatgctgggatCCGCCGGCTGGCAGCCGGGCAGCATAGCAGCAGCGGCCAGCGCAAGCCCTGGGAGGCCAGCCTCCGCACCTTGGTGAACATGGATGTGCTGCGGCACCAGGTCATGATCAACCAGTTCGTGCTGGCTGCAGGCTGCGCAGCCGACCAGGCGAAGCAGCTGCTGCAGGTGGCCCACTGGCAGTTCGAGACCGCTCTGAGCATGTTTTTCCAGGAGACCAACATTCCCAacagtcaccaccaccaccagatgATGTGTACTCCCAGCAACACACCTGTCACGCCACCCAACTTCCCCAATGCACTGGCCATGTTCTCCAAGCATCAAGCTTCTGAAGGCCTACAGAGCAGCAACAGCCCTATGACAGCTGTGGCCTGCTCCCCTCCTGCAAACTTCAGCCCTTTCTGGGCCTCATCCCCACCTAGCCACCAGGCACCCTGGCTCCCGCCCTCCTCCCCAACCACCTTCCACCACCTCCACTGCCCACAGCCCATGTGGCCCCCTGGAGTGCAGCAAGGGGGTGCCCAGCAGAAAGCCATGGCAGCTGTGGATGGCCAGAGATGA